TTTTTCATTTTGCTTTGCCAGCTCGATTATCGTATGTCCGAAAACATCCTGATATTTTGGTGGCTGAGGCTTTTCAGGTATAGTTTTAAAAATTTCACCGGAAACCTTATCAAACAATCCGGGGGCATGCCACTTGGTTTGGTCTTTTTCTGCCAGACTGTAGCCTTTTCCTTTTACGGTGATTACATGCAGCAATTTTGGACCGGGGATTTTTTTCAAATCTTCCAGAGTATGAGCCAAACGATGCACATCATGCCCGTCTATAGGGCCAAAATATCTGAAATTAAGTGCTTCGAAAAAATTACTGGACTTTGACAAAATTCCTTTTAGTCCGGCTTCTATCTTTGAAGCCATATCTCTGGCTTTGTCTCCAAATTTATTTAAATGACCGAGCAGATTCCATACCTCATCCCGTACATAATTATAGGTTTTTGAAGTGGAAATATCGGTTAAATATTCTTTTAAGGCACCTACATTAGGGTCTATAGACATGCAATTATCATTCAGAATAACCAGCAGATTTGCCTTGGAGGAACCTGCATGATTCAGGGCTTCAAAAGCCATCCCTCCGGTCAATGCACCATCTCCGATAACGACTATATGTTGCTTGTCATCTTTTTTCATATAATCAGAAGCAAATGCCATTCCCAGACCGGCTGAAATAGATGTTGAAGAGTGGCCTACTCCAAAAGTATCATACTCACTTTCACTTCTTTTCGGGAAACCGCTTAAACCATTATATACCCGGTTAGAATAAAATTGATCTTTTCTGCCGGTAATAATTTTGTGTCCGTAGGCCTGATGCCCGACATCCCAAACCAGCTGATCATCCGGTGTATTAAACACATAATGAATAGCGGCGGTAAGTTCAATAACCCCTAAGCTAGCGCCAAAGTGGCCACCATAAAGGCTAACGTGATCTACGATAAACTCTCTTAACTCACTGCAAAATTGAGTGAGTTGTTCGGGCTTAAGTTTTTTTAAGTCATCCGGAGAAT
The genomic region above belongs to Chitinophagaceae bacterium and contains:
- a CDS encoding 1-deoxy-D-xylulose-5-phosphate synthase, which codes for MEIQPGPLLAKIDSPDDLKKLKPEQLTQFCSELREFIVDHVSLYGGHFGASLGVIELTAAIHYVFNTPDDQLVWDVGHQAYGHKIITGRKDQFYSNRVYNGLSGFPKRSESEYDTFGVGHSSTSISAGLGMAFASDYMKKDDKQHIVVIGDGALTGGMAFEALNHAGSSKANLLVILNDNCMSIDPNVGALKEYLTDISTSKTYNYVRDEVWNLLGHLNKFGDKARDMASKIEAGLKGILSKSSNFFEALNFRYFGPIDGHDVHRLAHTLEDLKKIPGPKLLHVITVKGKGYSLAEKDQTKWHAPGLFDKVSGEIFKTIPEKPQPPKYQDVFGHTIIELAKQNEKIMGITPAMPSGSSLKYMMKEMPERAFDVGIAEQHAVTFSAGLATQGLRPFCNIYSTFMQRGYDQVVHDVALQKLPVVFCLDRGGLAGADGPTHHGAFDLAYFRCIPNMIVSAPMNEQELRNLMYTSQLEKNQLPFSIRYPRGNGVMPDWKTPFEEIPVGQGRLVTEGEKLAVLSIGHPGNFVVDACKALNKEGIYPAHYDMRFVKPLDEKLLHEVFSKFKQIITIEDGCISGGFGSAVLEFAADNNYSARIKRLGIPDRFVEHGTQKELWKECGFDTDAIKKQIRLMIGAKVTV